The following proteins are encoded in a genomic region of Nicotiana sylvestris chromosome 4, ASM39365v2, whole genome shotgun sequence:
- the LOC104240939 gene encoding small polypeptide DEVIL 6-like, producing MKMSSSNLGSSKRKLISSRGLGGVIRQQKARLYIIKRCVVMLLCWHD from the coding sequence atgaagatGAGCAGTAGCAATTTGGGAAGTTCAAAGAGGAAGCTAATTTCAAGCAGAGGGCTCGGAGGAGTTATTAGGCAGCAAAAGGCCAGGCTTTACATAATCAAAAGATGTGTGGTCATGCTCCTTTGTTGGCATGATTGA
- the LOC138889492 gene encoding uncharacterized protein, whose product MSPFEALHGRRCISPIGWFEVREAELVGPDLIHQAMEKVKIIKERLETTLSRQKSYSNVRRRDLEFKEDDWVFWKISHMKGIMWFGKKGKLSLMYVRPYRIIQRIGLVAYKLKLAPEMSLVHPVFHVSMLKKRVGDPSTIVPVEIIEVIEELS is encoded by the coding sequence ATGTCACCATTCGAGGCATTACATGGAAGGAGGTGTATATCTCCTATTGGGTGGTTCGAAGTTAGAGAAGCTGAATTGGTAGGACCAGACCTCATACATCAAGCTATGGAAAAGGTTAAGATCATAAAGGAACGGCTGGAAACTACTCTGAGTCGTCAAAAATCCTATTCGAATGTTCGTCGCAGAGACTTAGAGTTCAaggaagatgattgggtattctggAAGATCTCCCACATGAAGGGTATTATgtggtttggaaagaaaggaaaattgagtctgaTGTATGTTAGGCCATACAGAATTATTCAAAGGATCGGTCTGGTGGCATACAAGCTCAAGCTGGCACctgagatgtcattggtacacccggtattccatgtgtctatgttgaagaagagaGTGGGggatccgtccactattgtgccgGTTGAAATTATCGAGGTTATTGAAGAGCTGTCATAG
- the LOC138889491 gene encoding uncharacterized protein gives MAYALSQKSMGSLSHLEAYQRLLACLGVHLVHSDERGVIVQNRAESSLVAEVKEKQYNDPILVQLKEGVHKHKTTIFSLGMNDSTLRYQGRLCFPDINGLLQRIMAEAHTFRYSVHPGSTKMYHDLKEIYWWNDMKRNVADFMARCPNCQQMKVKHQHLGGLA, from the coding sequence ATGGCATATGCTCTTAGTCAGAAATCTATGGGAAGTTTATCTCACTTGGAGGCGTATCAAAGGTTGTTGGCTTGTTTGGGAGTTCATCTTGTGCACTCTGATGAACGAGGAgtaattgtgcagaatagggctgaatcatcgcttgtggcaGAGGTCAAAGAAAAGCAGTACAATGATCCAATATTGGTACAACTGAAGGAAGGGGTTCACAAACACAAGACAACAATCTTTTCTCTTGGTATGAATGATAGTACACTACGGTATCAAGGACGACTATGTTTTCCAGATATCAATGGTCTTCTGCAAAGAATCATGGCGGAAGCTCACACTTtcaggtattccgtgcacccaggttctacaaaaatgtatcacgACCTCAAGGAAATCTACTGGTGGAATGACATGAAAAGGAATGTGGCGGATTTTATGGCAAGATGTCCAAATTGTCAGCAAATGAAGGTCAAACATCAACATCTGGGTGGGTTAGCGTAA